A portion of the Canis lupus baileyi chromosome 6, mCanLup2.hap1, whole genome shotgun sequence genome contains these proteins:
- the MBD1 gene encoding methyl-CpG-binding domain protein 1 isoform X8, which produces MAPMAEDWLDCPALGPGWKRREVFRKSGATCGRSDTYYQSPTGDRIRSKVELTRYLGPACDLTLFDFKQGILCYPAPKAPSLDVPGRKRKKPSRPAKTQKRQVGPQKGEVRKEAPGDETKAVADTALASLPAPGCCENCGISFSGDGTRRQRLKTLCKDCRAQRIAFNREQRMFKRVGCGECAACQVTEDCGACSTCLLQLPHEVASGLFCKCERRRCLRIVERSRGCGVCRGCQTREDCGHCRVCLRPPRPGLRRQWRCVQRRCLRHLAHRLRRHHQRCQRRPPLAVAPPAGKRSRRRGGCDSKMAARRRSRTQPLPPVPPSQPPESPELHPRALAPSPPAEFIYYCVDEDELQPYTNRRQNRKCGACAACLRRMDCGHCDFCCDKPKFGGNNQKRQKCRWRQCLQFAMKRLLPSVWAGSEDGAGPPPSYSRRKRPGSTRRPRLGQILKTSLTTPTALSGCAQTPVKQETDSGFVLPPPGTDLVFLREGAGSPVQVPGPAATSTEALLQVKQEKADAQEDWTPGTAILTSPVLLSGCPSKAVDPGLPPVKQEPLDPEEDKEEENKDDSASDSAPEEEAGGAGTPVITEIFSLGGTRLRDTAVWLPRAGNQEGKMDIKCGRRRTLWRARERAGTSEDGLEPMSVSHHLQLR; this is translated from the exons ATGGCCCCCATGGCTGAGGACTGGCTGGATTGCCCAGCCTTGGGCCCTGGCTGGAAGCGCCGTGAGGTCTTTCGAAAATCAGGTGCCACCTGTGGACGCTCAGACACCTATTACCAGAG CCCCACAGGAGACAGGATCCGAAGCAAAGTTGAGCTGACCCGATACCTGGGCCCTGCGTGTGACCTCACCCTCTTCGACTTCAAACAAGGCATTCTGTGCTATCCAGCCCCTAAG GCCCCGTCCTTAGATGTCCCTGGCAGGAAGCGGAAGAAGCCTTCACGGCCAGCCAAGACTCAGAAACGTCAGGTTGGACCCCAGAAGGGTGAAGTCAGGAAGGAGGCCCCAGGAGATGAGACCAAGGCTGTTGCTGACACAGCTCTAGCTTCACTCCCTGCACCTGG GTGCTGTGAAAACTGTGGAATCAGCTTCTCAGGAGATGGTACCCGAAGACAGCGGCTCAAGACGTTATGCAAGGACTGCCGAG cGCAGAGAATTGCTTTCAATAGGGAGCAAAGGATGTTTAAG CGTGTGGGCTGCGGGGAGTGTGCGGCCTGCCAGGTAACCGAGGACTGTGGGGCCTGCTCCACCTGCCTTCTGCAGCTGCCCCATGAGGTGGCCTCGGGGCTGTTCTGCAAATGTGAGCGGAGACGGTGCCTCAGGATTGTGGAAAGG AGCCGAGGGTGTGGAGTGTGCCGGGGCTGTCAGACACGAGAGGACTGTGGCCATTGTCGAGTCTGCCTTCGCCCTCCCCGCCCTGGTCTCAGGCGCCAGTGGAGGTGCGTCCAGCGGCGCTGCTTACGG CACCTTGCCCACCGTCTCCGTCGCCACCATCAGCGATGTCAACGACGTCCTCCCCTAGCCGTGGCTCCCCCTGCT GGTAAACGTAGCCGCCGTAGAGGAGGCTGTGACTCCAAGATGGCTGCCCGGCGGCGCTCCCGAACCCAGCCACTGCCTCCAGTTCCCCCATCACAGCCTCCAGAGTCCCCAGagctg CACCCCAGAGCCCTGGCCCCCTCGCCACCTGCCGAGTTCATCTATTACTGTGTAGACGAGGACGAGCTA CAGCCTTACACGAACCGCCGGCAGAACCGCAAGTGTGGGGCCTGTGCCGCCTGCCTACGCCGGATGGACTGTGGTCACTGCGACTTCTGCTGTGACAAGCCCAAATTTGGGGGCAACAACCAGAAGCGCCAGAAGTGTCGTTGGCGCCAATGCCTACAGTTTGCCATG AAGCGGCTGCTGCCTAGCGTCTGGGCAGGATCTGAGGATGGGGCAGGGCCACCACCATCTTACTCTCGTCGAAAGAGACCTGGTTCTACTCGACGGCCTCGTCTGGGCCAGATACTGAAGACCTCCTTGACTACACCCACAGCCCTATCAGGCTGTGCCCAGACTCCAGTGAAACAGGAAACGGACAGTGGCTTTGTGCTCCCCCCACCTGGCACCGACCTTGTGTTCTTACGGGAAGGTGCAGGCAGTCCTGTGCAGGTGCCTGGCCCTGCTGCAACTTCCACAGAAGCCCTGTTGCAG GTGAAGCAAGAGAAGGCGGATGCCCAGGAAGACTGGACACCGGGCACAGCCATCCTGACTTCTCCTGTATTGCTGTCTGGCTGCCCCAGCAAG GCAGTAGACCCAGGCCTGCCACCTGTGAAGCAAGAGCCACTGGACCctgaggaggacaaggaggaagaGAACAAGGATGATTCCGCCTCCGACTCGGccccagaggaggaggcaggaggggctggcACACCCGTG ATCACGGAGATTTTCAGCCTGGGTGGAACCCGCCTCCGGGACACAGCAGTCTGGTTGCCAAG GGCAGGCAATCAGGAAGGGAAGATGGATATAAAGTGTGGGAGACGGAGGACACTTTGGCGTGCACGAGAACGAGCTGGAACCAGCGAGGATGGCCTAGAACCCATGTCAGTGTCTCACCACCTCCAACTTCGATGA
- the MBD1 gene encoding methyl-CpG-binding domain protein 1 isoform X3, with the protein MAPMAEDWLDCPALGPGWKRREVFRKSGATCGRSDTYYQSPTGDRIRSKVELTRYLGPACDLTLFDFKQGILCYPAPKAPSLDVPGRKRKKPSRPAKTQKRQVGPQKGEVRKEAPGDETKAVADTALASLPAPGCCENCGISFSGDGTRRQRLKTLCKDCRAQRIAFNREQRMFKRVGCGECAACQVTEDCGACSTCLLQLPHEVASGLFCKCERRRCLRIVERSRGCGVCRGCQTREDCGHCRVCLRPPRPGLRRQWRCVQRRCLRHLAHRLRRHHQRCQRRPPLAVAPPAGKRSRRRGGCDSKMAARRRSRTQPLPPVPPSQPPESPELHPRALAPSPPAEFIYYCVDEDELQPYTNRRQNRKCGACAACLRRMDCGHCDFCCDKPKFGGNNQKRQKCRWRQCLQFAMKRLLPSVWAGSEDGAGPPPSYSRRKRPGSTRRPRLGQILKTSLTTPTALSGCAQTPVKQETDSGFVLPPPGTDLVFLREGAGSPVQVPGPAATSTEALLQEAQCPGLSWVVALPQVKQEKADAQEDWTPGTAILTSPVLLSGCPSKAVDPGLPPVKQEPLDPEEDKEEENKDDSASDSAPEEEAGGAGTPVITEIFSLGGTRLRDTAVWLPRAGNQEGKMDIKCGRRRTLWRARERAGTSEDGLEPMSVSHHLQLR; encoded by the exons ATGGCCCCCATGGCTGAGGACTGGCTGGATTGCCCAGCCTTGGGCCCTGGCTGGAAGCGCCGTGAGGTCTTTCGAAAATCAGGTGCCACCTGTGGACGCTCAGACACCTATTACCAGAG CCCCACAGGAGACAGGATCCGAAGCAAAGTTGAGCTGACCCGATACCTGGGCCCTGCGTGTGACCTCACCCTCTTCGACTTCAAACAAGGCATTCTGTGCTATCCAGCCCCTAAG GCCCCGTCCTTAGATGTCCCTGGCAGGAAGCGGAAGAAGCCTTCACGGCCAGCCAAGACTCAGAAACGTCAGGTTGGACCCCAGAAGGGTGAAGTCAGGAAGGAGGCCCCAGGAGATGAGACCAAGGCTGTTGCTGACACAGCTCTAGCTTCACTCCCTGCACCTGG GTGCTGTGAAAACTGTGGAATCAGCTTCTCAGGAGATGGTACCCGAAGACAGCGGCTCAAGACGTTATGCAAGGACTGCCGAG cGCAGAGAATTGCTTTCAATAGGGAGCAAAGGATGTTTAAG CGTGTGGGCTGCGGGGAGTGTGCGGCCTGCCAGGTAACCGAGGACTGTGGGGCCTGCTCCACCTGCCTTCTGCAGCTGCCCCATGAGGTGGCCTCGGGGCTGTTCTGCAAATGTGAGCGGAGACGGTGCCTCAGGATTGTGGAAAGG AGCCGAGGGTGTGGAGTGTGCCGGGGCTGTCAGACACGAGAGGACTGTGGCCATTGTCGAGTCTGCCTTCGCCCTCCCCGCCCTGGTCTCAGGCGCCAGTGGAGGTGCGTCCAGCGGCGCTGCTTACGG CACCTTGCCCACCGTCTCCGTCGCCACCATCAGCGATGTCAACGACGTCCTCCCCTAGCCGTGGCTCCCCCTGCT GGTAAACGTAGCCGCCGTAGAGGAGGCTGTGACTCCAAGATGGCTGCCCGGCGGCGCTCCCGAACCCAGCCACTGCCTCCAGTTCCCCCATCACAGCCTCCAGAGTCCCCAGagctg CACCCCAGAGCCCTGGCCCCCTCGCCACCTGCCGAGTTCATCTATTACTGTGTAGACGAGGACGAGCTA CAGCCTTACACGAACCGCCGGCAGAACCGCAAGTGTGGGGCCTGTGCCGCCTGCCTACGCCGGATGGACTGTGGTCACTGCGACTTCTGCTGTGACAAGCCCAAATTTGGGGGCAACAACCAGAAGCGCCAGAAGTGTCGTTGGCGCCAATGCCTACAGTTTGCCATG AAGCGGCTGCTGCCTAGCGTCTGGGCAGGATCTGAGGATGGGGCAGGGCCACCACCATCTTACTCTCGTCGAAAGAGACCTGGTTCTACTCGACGGCCTCGTCTGGGCCAGATACTGAAGACCTCCTTGACTACACCCACAGCCCTATCAGGCTGTGCCCAGACTCCAGTGAAACAGGAAACGGACAGTGGCTTTGTGCTCCCCCCACCTGGCACCGACCTTGTGTTCTTACGGGAAGGTGCAGGCAGTCCTGTGCAGGTGCCTGGCCCTGCTGCAACTTCCACAGAAGCCCTGTTGCAG GAGGCCCAGTGCCCTGGCCTGAGTTGGGTTGTGGCCTTACCCCAGGTGAAGCAAGAGAAGGCGGATGCCCAGGAAGACTGGACACCGGGCACAGCCATCCTGACTTCTCCTGTATTGCTGTCTGGCTGCCCCAGCAAG GCAGTAGACCCAGGCCTGCCACCTGTGAAGCAAGAGCCACTGGACCctgaggaggacaaggaggaagaGAACAAGGATGATTCCGCCTCCGACTCGGccccagaggaggaggcaggaggggctggcACACCCGTG ATCACGGAGATTTTCAGCCTGGGTGGAACCCGCCTCCGGGACACAGCAGTCTGGTTGCCAAG GGCAGGCAATCAGGAAGGGAAGATGGATATAAAGTGTGGGAGACGGAGGACACTTTGGCGTGCACGAGAACGAGCTGGAACCAGCGAGGATGGCCTAGAACCCATGTCAGTGTCTCACCACCTCCAACTTCGATGA
- the MBD1 gene encoding methyl-CpG-binding domain protein 1 isoform X23: MAPMAEDWLDCPALGPGWKRREVFRKSGATCGRSDTYYQSPTGDRIRSKVELTRYLGPACDLTLFDFKQGILCYPAPKAPSLDVPGRKRKKPSRPAKTQKRQVGPQKGEVRKEAPGDETKAVADTALASLPAPGCCENCGISFSGDGTRRQRLKTLCKDCRAQRIAFNREQRMFKRVGCGECAACQVTEDCGACSTCLLQLPHEVASGLFCKCERRRCLRIVERSRGCGVCRGCQTREDCGHCRVCLRPPRPGLRRQWRCVQRRCLRHLAHRLRRHHQRCQRRPPLAVAPPAGKRSRRRGGCDSKMAARRRSRTQPLPPVPPSQPPESPELHPRALAPSPPAEFIYYCVDEDELQPYTNRRQNRKCGACAACLRRMDCGHCDFCCDKPKFGGNNQKRQKCRWRQCLQFAMKRLLPSVWAGSEDGAGPPPSYSRRKRPGSTRRPRLGQILKTSLTTPTALSGCAQTPVKQETDSGFVLPPPGTDLVFLREGAGSPVQVPGPAATSTEALLQAVDPGLPPVKQEPLDPEEDKEEENKDDSASDSAPEEEAGGAGTPVITEIFSLGGTRLRDTAVWLPRAGNQEGKMDIKCGRRRTLWRARERAGTSEDGLEPMSVSHHLQLR, from the exons ATGGCCCCCATGGCTGAGGACTGGCTGGATTGCCCAGCCTTGGGCCCTGGCTGGAAGCGCCGTGAGGTCTTTCGAAAATCAGGTGCCACCTGTGGACGCTCAGACACCTATTACCAGAG CCCCACAGGAGACAGGATCCGAAGCAAAGTTGAGCTGACCCGATACCTGGGCCCTGCGTGTGACCTCACCCTCTTCGACTTCAAACAAGGCATTCTGTGCTATCCAGCCCCTAAG GCCCCGTCCTTAGATGTCCCTGGCAGGAAGCGGAAGAAGCCTTCACGGCCAGCCAAGACTCAGAAACGTCAGGTTGGACCCCAGAAGGGTGAAGTCAGGAAGGAGGCCCCAGGAGATGAGACCAAGGCTGTTGCTGACACAGCTCTAGCTTCACTCCCTGCACCTGG GTGCTGTGAAAACTGTGGAATCAGCTTCTCAGGAGATGGTACCCGAAGACAGCGGCTCAAGACGTTATGCAAGGACTGCCGAG cGCAGAGAATTGCTTTCAATAGGGAGCAAAGGATGTTTAAG CGTGTGGGCTGCGGGGAGTGTGCGGCCTGCCAGGTAACCGAGGACTGTGGGGCCTGCTCCACCTGCCTTCTGCAGCTGCCCCATGAGGTGGCCTCGGGGCTGTTCTGCAAATGTGAGCGGAGACGGTGCCTCAGGATTGTGGAAAGG AGCCGAGGGTGTGGAGTGTGCCGGGGCTGTCAGACACGAGAGGACTGTGGCCATTGTCGAGTCTGCCTTCGCCCTCCCCGCCCTGGTCTCAGGCGCCAGTGGAGGTGCGTCCAGCGGCGCTGCTTACGG CACCTTGCCCACCGTCTCCGTCGCCACCATCAGCGATGTCAACGACGTCCTCCCCTAGCCGTGGCTCCCCCTGCT GGTAAACGTAGCCGCCGTAGAGGAGGCTGTGACTCCAAGATGGCTGCCCGGCGGCGCTCCCGAACCCAGCCACTGCCTCCAGTTCCCCCATCACAGCCTCCAGAGTCCCCAGagctg CACCCCAGAGCCCTGGCCCCCTCGCCACCTGCCGAGTTCATCTATTACTGTGTAGACGAGGACGAGCTA CAGCCTTACACGAACCGCCGGCAGAACCGCAAGTGTGGGGCCTGTGCCGCCTGCCTACGCCGGATGGACTGTGGTCACTGCGACTTCTGCTGTGACAAGCCCAAATTTGGGGGCAACAACCAGAAGCGCCAGAAGTGTCGTTGGCGCCAATGCCTACAGTTTGCCATG AAGCGGCTGCTGCCTAGCGTCTGGGCAGGATCTGAGGATGGGGCAGGGCCACCACCATCTTACTCTCGTCGAAAGAGACCTGGTTCTACTCGACGGCCTCGTCTGGGCCAGATACTGAAGACCTCCTTGACTACACCCACAGCCCTATCAGGCTGTGCCCAGACTCCAGTGAAACAGGAAACGGACAGTGGCTTTGTGCTCCCCCCACCTGGCACCGACCTTGTGTTCTTACGGGAAGGTGCAGGCAGTCCTGTGCAGGTGCCTGGCCCTGCTGCAACTTCCACAGAAGCCCTGTTGCAG GCAGTAGACCCAGGCCTGCCACCTGTGAAGCAAGAGCCACTGGACCctgaggaggacaaggaggaagaGAACAAGGATGATTCCGCCTCCGACTCGGccccagaggaggaggcaggaggggctggcACACCCGTG ATCACGGAGATTTTCAGCCTGGGTGGAACCCGCCTCCGGGACACAGCAGTCTGGTTGCCAAG GGCAGGCAATCAGGAAGGGAAGATGGATATAAAGTGTGGGAGACGGAGGACACTTTGGCGTGCACGAGAACGAGCTGGAACCAGCGAGGATGGCCTAGAACCCATGTCAGTGTCTCACCACCTCCAACTTCGATGA
- the MBD1 gene encoding methyl-CpG-binding domain protein 1 isoform X20, whose protein sequence is MAPMAEDWLDCPALGPGWKRREVFRKSGATCGRSDTYYQSPTGDRIRSKVELTRYLGPACDLTLFDFKQGILCYPAPKAPSLDVPGRKRKKPSRPAKTQKRQVGPQKGEVRKEAPGDETKAVADTALASLPAPGCCENCGISFSGDGTRRQRLKTLCKDCRAQRIAFNREQRMFKRVGCGECAACQVTEDCGACSTCLLQLPHEVASGLFCKCERRRCLRIVERSRGCGVCRGCQTREDCGHCRVCLRPPRPGLRRQWRCVQRRCLRGKRSRRRGGCDSKMAARRRSRTQPLPPVPPSQPPESPELHPRALAPSPPAEFIYYCVDEDELQPYTNRRQNRKCGACAACLRRMDCGHCDFCCDKPKFGGNNQKRQKCRWRQCLQFAMKRLLPSVWAGSEDGAGPPPSYSRRKRPGSTRRPRLGQILKTSLTTPTALSGCAQTPVKQETDSGFVLPPPGTDLVFLREGAGSPVQVPGPAATSTEALLQVKQEKADAQEDWTPGTAILTSPVLLSGCPSKAVDPGLPPVKQEPLDPEEDKEEENKDDSASDSAPEEEAGGAGTPVITEIFSLGGTRLRDTAVWLPRAGNQEGKMDIKCGRRRTLWRARERAGTSEDGLEPMSVSHHLQLR, encoded by the exons ATGGCCCCCATGGCTGAGGACTGGCTGGATTGCCCAGCCTTGGGCCCTGGCTGGAAGCGCCGTGAGGTCTTTCGAAAATCAGGTGCCACCTGTGGACGCTCAGACACCTATTACCAGAG CCCCACAGGAGACAGGATCCGAAGCAAAGTTGAGCTGACCCGATACCTGGGCCCTGCGTGTGACCTCACCCTCTTCGACTTCAAACAAGGCATTCTGTGCTATCCAGCCCCTAAG GCCCCGTCCTTAGATGTCCCTGGCAGGAAGCGGAAGAAGCCTTCACGGCCAGCCAAGACTCAGAAACGTCAGGTTGGACCCCAGAAGGGTGAAGTCAGGAAGGAGGCCCCAGGAGATGAGACCAAGGCTGTTGCTGACACAGCTCTAGCTTCACTCCCTGCACCTGG GTGCTGTGAAAACTGTGGAATCAGCTTCTCAGGAGATGGTACCCGAAGACAGCGGCTCAAGACGTTATGCAAGGACTGCCGAG cGCAGAGAATTGCTTTCAATAGGGAGCAAAGGATGTTTAAG CGTGTGGGCTGCGGGGAGTGTGCGGCCTGCCAGGTAACCGAGGACTGTGGGGCCTGCTCCACCTGCCTTCTGCAGCTGCCCCATGAGGTGGCCTCGGGGCTGTTCTGCAAATGTGAGCGGAGACGGTGCCTCAGGATTGTGGAAAGG AGCCGAGGGTGTGGAGTGTGCCGGGGCTGTCAGACACGAGAGGACTGTGGCCATTGTCGAGTCTGCCTTCGCCCTCCCCGCCCTGGTCTCAGGCGCCAGTGGAGGTGCGTCCAGCGGCGCTGCTTACGG GGTAAACGTAGCCGCCGTAGAGGAGGCTGTGACTCCAAGATGGCTGCCCGGCGGCGCTCCCGAACCCAGCCACTGCCTCCAGTTCCCCCATCACAGCCTCCAGAGTCCCCAGagctg CACCCCAGAGCCCTGGCCCCCTCGCCACCTGCCGAGTTCATCTATTACTGTGTAGACGAGGACGAGCTA CAGCCTTACACGAACCGCCGGCAGAACCGCAAGTGTGGGGCCTGTGCCGCCTGCCTACGCCGGATGGACTGTGGTCACTGCGACTTCTGCTGTGACAAGCCCAAATTTGGGGGCAACAACCAGAAGCGCCAGAAGTGTCGTTGGCGCCAATGCCTACAGTTTGCCATG AAGCGGCTGCTGCCTAGCGTCTGGGCAGGATCTGAGGATGGGGCAGGGCCACCACCATCTTACTCTCGTCGAAAGAGACCTGGTTCTACTCGACGGCCTCGTCTGGGCCAGATACTGAAGACCTCCTTGACTACACCCACAGCCCTATCAGGCTGTGCCCAGACTCCAGTGAAACAGGAAACGGACAGTGGCTTTGTGCTCCCCCCACCTGGCACCGACCTTGTGTTCTTACGGGAAGGTGCAGGCAGTCCTGTGCAGGTGCCTGGCCCTGCTGCAACTTCCACAGAAGCCCTGTTGCAG GTGAAGCAAGAGAAGGCGGATGCCCAGGAAGACTGGACACCGGGCACAGCCATCCTGACTTCTCCTGTATTGCTGTCTGGCTGCCCCAGCAAG GCAGTAGACCCAGGCCTGCCACCTGTGAAGCAAGAGCCACTGGACCctgaggaggacaaggaggaagaGAACAAGGATGATTCCGCCTCCGACTCGGccccagaggaggaggcaggaggggctggcACACCCGTG ATCACGGAGATTTTCAGCCTGGGTGGAACCCGCCTCCGGGACACAGCAGTCTGGTTGCCAAG GGCAGGCAATCAGGAAGGGAAGATGGATATAAAGTGTGGGAGACGGAGGACACTTTGGCGTGCACGAGAACGAGCTGGAACCAGCGAGGATGGCCTAGAACCCATGTCAGTGTCTCACCACCTCCAACTTCGATGA
- the MBD1 gene encoding methyl-CpG-binding domain protein 1 isoform X29 has protein sequence MAPMAEDWLDCPALGPGWKRREVFRKSGATCGRSDTYYQSPTGDRIRSKVELTRYLGPACDLTLFDFKQGILCYPAPKAPSLDVPGRKRKKPSRPAKTQKRQVGPQKGEVRKEAPGDETKAVADTALASLPAPGCCENCGISFSGDGTRRQRLKTLCKDCRAQRIAFNREQRMFKRVGCGECAACQVTEDCGACSTCLLQLPHEVASGLFCKCERRRCLRIVERSRGCGVCRGCQTREDCGHCRVCLRPPRPGLRRQWRCVQRRCLRGKRSRRRGGCDSKMAARRRSRTQPLPPVPPSQPPESPELHPRALAPSPPAEFIYYCVDEDELQPYTNRRQNRKCGACAACLRRMDCGHCDFCCDKPKFGGNNQKRQKCRWRQCLQFAMKRLLPSVWAGSEDGAGPPPSYSRRKRPGSTRRPRLGQILKTSLTTPTALSGCAQTPVKQETDSGFVLPPPGTDLVFLREGAGSPVQVPGPAATSTEALLQEAQCPGLSWVVALPQVKQEKADAQEDWTPGTAILTSPVLLSGCPSKAVDPGLPPVKQEPLDPEEDKEEENKDDSASDSAPEEEAGGAGTPVITEIFSLGGTRLRDTAVWLPRSKDLKKPGARKQ, from the exons ATGGCCCCCATGGCTGAGGACTGGCTGGATTGCCCAGCCTTGGGCCCTGGCTGGAAGCGCCGTGAGGTCTTTCGAAAATCAGGTGCCACCTGTGGACGCTCAGACACCTATTACCAGAG CCCCACAGGAGACAGGATCCGAAGCAAAGTTGAGCTGACCCGATACCTGGGCCCTGCGTGTGACCTCACCCTCTTCGACTTCAAACAAGGCATTCTGTGCTATCCAGCCCCTAAG GCCCCGTCCTTAGATGTCCCTGGCAGGAAGCGGAAGAAGCCTTCACGGCCAGCCAAGACTCAGAAACGTCAGGTTGGACCCCAGAAGGGTGAAGTCAGGAAGGAGGCCCCAGGAGATGAGACCAAGGCTGTTGCTGACACAGCTCTAGCTTCACTCCCTGCACCTGG GTGCTGTGAAAACTGTGGAATCAGCTTCTCAGGAGATGGTACCCGAAGACAGCGGCTCAAGACGTTATGCAAGGACTGCCGAG cGCAGAGAATTGCTTTCAATAGGGAGCAAAGGATGTTTAAG CGTGTGGGCTGCGGGGAGTGTGCGGCCTGCCAGGTAACCGAGGACTGTGGGGCCTGCTCCACCTGCCTTCTGCAGCTGCCCCATGAGGTGGCCTCGGGGCTGTTCTGCAAATGTGAGCGGAGACGGTGCCTCAGGATTGTGGAAAGG AGCCGAGGGTGTGGAGTGTGCCGGGGCTGTCAGACACGAGAGGACTGTGGCCATTGTCGAGTCTGCCTTCGCCCTCCCCGCCCTGGTCTCAGGCGCCAGTGGAGGTGCGTCCAGCGGCGCTGCTTACGG GGTAAACGTAGCCGCCGTAGAGGAGGCTGTGACTCCAAGATGGCTGCCCGGCGGCGCTCCCGAACCCAGCCACTGCCTCCAGTTCCCCCATCACAGCCTCCAGAGTCCCCAGagctg CACCCCAGAGCCCTGGCCCCCTCGCCACCTGCCGAGTTCATCTATTACTGTGTAGACGAGGACGAGCTA CAGCCTTACACGAACCGCCGGCAGAACCGCAAGTGTGGGGCCTGTGCCGCCTGCCTACGCCGGATGGACTGTGGTCACTGCGACTTCTGCTGTGACAAGCCCAAATTTGGGGGCAACAACCAGAAGCGCCAGAAGTGTCGTTGGCGCCAATGCCTACAGTTTGCCATG AAGCGGCTGCTGCCTAGCGTCTGGGCAGGATCTGAGGATGGGGCAGGGCCACCACCATCTTACTCTCGTCGAAAGAGACCTGGTTCTACTCGACGGCCTCGTCTGGGCCAGATACTGAAGACCTCCTTGACTACACCCACAGCCCTATCAGGCTGTGCCCAGACTCCAGTGAAACAGGAAACGGACAGTGGCTTTGTGCTCCCCCCACCTGGCACCGACCTTGTGTTCTTACGGGAAGGTGCAGGCAGTCCTGTGCAGGTGCCTGGCCCTGCTGCAACTTCCACAGAAGCCCTGTTGCAG GAGGCCCAGTGCCCTGGCCTGAGTTGGGTTGTGGCCTTACCCCAGGTGAAGCAAGAGAAGGCGGATGCCCAGGAAGACTGGACACCGGGCACAGCCATCCTGACTTCTCCTGTATTGCTGTCTGGCTGCCCCAGCAAG GCAGTAGACCCAGGCCTGCCACCTGTGAAGCAAGAGCCACTGGACCctgaggaggacaaggaggaagaGAACAAGGATGATTCCGCCTCCGACTCGGccccagaggaggaggcaggaggggctggcACACCCGTG ATCACGGAGATTTTCAGCCTGGGTGGAACCCGCCTCCGGGACACAGCAGTCTGGTTGCCAAG GTCCAAGGACCTTAAAAAACCTGGAGCTAGAAAGCAGTAG